One window of Klebsiella quasivariicola genomic DNA carries:
- the eefC gene encoding multidrug efflux RND transporter outer membrane subunit EefC, with amino-acid sequence MFRLSFMFIALLTAGCVSLDPHYDRPAAPVPATLPGAHGESTAVVGDWQKVVNDARLKKVVSLALNSNRDVQKALADIEAARAQYGETRASLFPTVDAELSHTRSKTVASGLSSASQADGAVSSFELDLFGKNQSLSRAARETWLANEFTAQNTRLTMIADLTTAWVTLATDNSNLALAQQTMDSAANSRNIVARQMAVGTASAGDVSSAESVYQQARASVASYRTLVAQDKNAINLLAGDTVPESLLPGTLESLGDNSIALVPAGVSSSVLLRRPDIQEAEHNLKSANADIGAARANFFPSISLTASAGVGSDSLSSLFSHGMQVWSFAPSISLPLFTGGSNLAQLRYAEAEKKGLIATYEKSIQSAFKDVADALARRETLSEELDAQRQYVAAEQASLDIAMKSYQAGVGDYLSVLTAQRTLWSAKTTLLSLQQTDLNNRITLWQSLGGGAS; translated from the coding sequence ATGTTTCGTTTGAGTTTTATGTTTATCGCGCTCCTGACCGCGGGCTGCGTCTCGCTTGACCCGCATTATGATCGCCCGGCCGCGCCGGTGCCGGCCACCCTGCCCGGGGCGCACGGCGAATCGACGGCGGTGGTCGGCGACTGGCAGAAAGTGGTCAATGACGCGCGGCTGAAAAAAGTGGTCAGTCTCGCGCTGAACAGCAACCGCGATGTGCAAAAAGCGCTGGCCGATATCGAGGCCGCGCGCGCCCAGTACGGCGAGACGCGGGCGTCGCTGTTTCCCACCGTCGATGCAGAGCTGAGCCATACCCGCAGCAAAACGGTAGCCAGCGGCCTGAGCTCCGCTTCGCAGGCCGACGGCGCGGTCTCCAGCTTCGAACTGGACTTGTTCGGCAAGAACCAGAGCCTGTCGCGCGCGGCGCGCGAAACATGGCTTGCCAACGAATTCACCGCGCAGAATACCCGGCTGACGATGATTGCCGATTTGACCACCGCCTGGGTAACGCTGGCGACGGATAACAGCAATCTGGCGCTGGCGCAGCAGACCATGGACAGCGCAGCAAACTCGCGCAACATCGTCGCCCGCCAGATGGCGGTGGGTACCGCTTCCGCCGGCGATGTAAGCTCGGCGGAAAGCGTCTATCAGCAGGCCCGCGCCAGCGTCGCCAGCTACCGCACGCTGGTGGCGCAGGATAAAAACGCCATTAACCTGCTGGCGGGGGACACCGTGCCGGAGAGCCTGCTGCCCGGCACCCTCGAGAGCCTGGGGGATAACAGTATTGCGCTGGTGCCGGCGGGCGTGTCATCGTCGGTGCTGCTGCGTCGGCCGGACATTCAGGAAGCGGAGCACAATCTGAAGAGCGCCAATGCCGATATCGGCGCGGCGCGGGCGAACTTCTTCCCGTCGATTTCCCTGACCGCCAGCGCCGGGGTCGGCAGCGACTCGCTGTCGTCGCTGTTCAGCCACGGGATGCAGGTGTGGTCGTTCGCCCCGTCCATCAGCCTGCCGCTGTTCACCGGCGGCAGCAACCTGGCGCAGCTGCGCTATGCGGAAGCGGAGAAAAAGGGGCTGATCGCCACCTACGAGAAATCGATTCAGAGCGCGTTTAAGGATGTTGCCGATGCGCTGGCGCGCCGGGAAACGCTGAGCGAAGAGCTTGATGCCCAGCGGCAGTACGTCGCCGCCGAACAGGCATCGCTGGATATCGCCATGAAAAGCTATCAGGCCGGGGTCGGTGATTATCTGTCGGTGCTCACCGCCCAGCGCACGCTGTGGTCGGCGAAAACGACGCTGCTGTCCCTGCAGCAAACCGACCTCAATAACCGGATCACCCTCTGGCAATCGCTGGGCGGCGGCGCCAGTTAA